The Cydia splendana chromosome Z, ilCydSple1.2, whole genome shotgun sequence genome window below encodes:
- the LOC134805051 gene encoding major centromere autoantigen B-like: MDQGVIRCLKSHYRRVQVLKLIQNLDSNDQKSFTVLDAILMISEAWEKVSPKTIANCFRHAAFKHLLTISSDDLTDDDEEDNISLAQLAQNLRPALSTTEAEEFIDVDNSIAICAPATEEDIVQEVQEENNEQEETEEQFTVPTLNDGLNAVNVLRKIVLFNEQFHMQGNYDNTLIKIQRELQSAYVLQKCFKQTKITDFVNVEK; encoded by the coding sequence ATGGACCAAGGTGTAATAAGATGTTTAAAATCTCATTATAGAAGAGTGCAAGTGTTAAAGTTAATTCAAAACCTTGACAGTAACGACCAGAAAAGCTTTACGGTTCTTGATGCCATCTTGATGATATCAGAAGCATGGGAAAAAGTTTCACCAAAAACTATCGCGAACTGCTTTAGACATGCAGCTTTCAAACACCTCTTGACAATATCCTCAGATGATCtgactgatgatgatgaagaggACAATATTTCTTTGGCTCAATTAGCCCAAAATTTAAGACCTGCTTTATCTACTACTGAAGCAGAGGAGTTTATTGATGTGGATAACTCTATTGCAATTTGTGCACCAGCTACGGAAGAAGATATTGTACAAGAAGTTCAAGAGGAAAATAACGAACAGGAAGAGACTGAAGAACAATTTACAGTGCCAACTTTGAATGATGGTCTCAATGCTGTCAATGTATTACGAAAAATTGTTCTTTTTAATGAACAGTTTCACATGCAGGGAAATTATGACAAtactttaattaaaattcagCGTGAACTACAAAGTGCGTACGTACTACAGAAGTGTTtcaaacaaactaaaataacagattttgttaatgtagaaaaatga